Genomic DNA from Hordeum vulgare subsp. vulgare chromosome 2H, MorexV3_pseudomolecules_assembly, whole genome shotgun sequence:
acatagctacttaattattTGACTATTCAtttatcttcacttatatcttttgagagtagttcgaTGTCTACTCTTGCCCTTCACTtacatcctaagagtaaattgtgaatgaatgaaatatcataaatctcaaatcatcaatgtgctttattggtcatacaagcactaCAAGTAGTattttcacatttggtttagaaagtaaaaaacTACTGAAGTTTGACAACTAAAATATTggacatacaagcaattcatgaatgattagcataagaaagagaactttcacgtacaaatatattatcttggacatcttttatgattgtgaatatccattaattattttcaaccttgatcaaattattgaagtTGGACAAGTAAGACgacttaatggttatgtttgggtatatttgcatagaagttatatggttatggaccctccaacatgtggtgcttgtttagaacctttttctAGCCTAAATTATGTACTAAgtaaagatactacttgtgcatccaaatccttgagccaagtatattctttgagagtccaccatacctacctatatatggtatttcactgtcaTTCCAAGTACCGCCCATGGAGGGACGGgacggtcattatcttccatgctaagcgagttattctcaaaatgagtgtttattcacttgtcattgcatgagagaggctgaTAAAATGCACGACAGATGCAAGGATGACCTGACCAAGGATGGAGCATATATAAGTTATGCTTAACAATCCATACAATTTGGTTTTCCGTCCATATGTACAATGGAGGACAGATGTCAAAAAATTTGGACTGAATTTCTTATTATTGGTACCATTCATCCTACAACGGTCTAGCTTATTTTTTTAATAACTGAGTCATGACTTCGGATAGTTCCATGCCCTTGATTTTTTTCATGCACCAGTAAATTCTATGCAAATCAATGTTTTAGTCTTATACGTCCTCATTTTTCAAAATGGTGTAAATAATGAAGATAGAAATCATGATAATAATAAGGCCACAAATCAAGTTATGCTTTCAATTTTTGAAATTCAATTATGTACTTTCCGATTCAAATTAATTGGCGCACACTTAGTGatactttagtacaaagttgtactaagtgtGCATCAATTAATGGAGTAGTCTTTTTTATATCTAGCAATGTTATGTTAGGCAACACGTGCATTACGCATGCATAATTACTAGTTAGTAAAAGAAAGATGAAGAAGTTAGTGGGCCCAAGCGGTGCGATGTCCTAGTGGTTGGTGGGCTGTTCTGTTAAGGTTGAGGTCCCGAGTTTGAATTTGTCGCCCGCACACCTTCTTTTGCAATTTTAACAAAAATACCAAATGGACCGGCCCAAGCGTGGAGCGGGTTGTGCGTCGGTTTGCAAAAGACATAGTAACAAACGCTTAAGGTGTCAAACAGGAAATGCCTTTTTAAGCCCCGAATCACTAACTGAGGAGTATACCTTTCAAAGATCACTCTCACCTCCTCAGGTTATGATAAGTAGCACACTGCATGCGTGTCACTTGTCGCAATCTAGGATTTTCCCCTTTTTTTCTAGATTCATATTTTTAAAACATTTTATTTCCAAACCGTGCGTTCAAATCTTGAACCGTTTTCATCGTTGGGTTTCTCGCACCggaatctttaaaactagatcacatGTTGATAAGTTTTGACGAActattttttcatgaaaaaccagatcaaaaaaaccgtgcctctcatgaTAGGAAAAATTTAAAAATACGTTTTccccttttcgagaggcacgtcCATGCCTCTTATGAAGACTAAACCATGCCTTTCGCGGGAAAAAAAAAGTGTTTTTCCCTTTCCGAGAAGCATGAACGTGCCTCTCatgaaggcaaaaccgtgtctctcccggaaaaataatagaaaacacattttttccaTTGGTCGTGACTCTTGCGAAGAAAAAACTGTGCCTCTCGCAGaaacaaaaccgtgtctctcacgGAAACAAAACCATGTCTCtcacaaaaaacagaaaacacgttttttttcgTTTCCGAGTGGCACGAAATGATGACGCATGGAAGTGCTTGTTGCGAGGTTTCAAAAAAAGCCTCGTTATCTAATGGCTTCCTTTTTAGTCTAATGAAAGAGGGGCAcaactagttagcgagcgctCCCTCGGAAGCCTCCCAAAGATCACTCCCATGCATCGCCACTTGACGCGTTTCCACGCGTTTCCAGCTGCCGCCACGTGTCGCGCTTTGAGCATTTTTTTTCACACGCGTTTTCGTCTTTTTTGAGTGATTTGTTTCTGATTTTTTCGGTGTTAGAGTTTTTCATGGTCTTCGTAACTTTTGGatgatttttttctttatttttttgcgaaaaaacatgttttctctttttttacgcggaaaaacacgttttctgtttttttacgagagacacggttttgcttctgcCACGACCGTGCCTATCGGAaaggaaaaaacgtgttttctgttttttttttacgAAAGACACGGTTTTACCTTGCGAGAGGCACGCCCATGTCttttgaaaaagaaaaaacacgttttctgtttttttgcgagagacacgattttgcttccgcgaaagacatgattttgccttcgcgagaggcacgctcCCGAAAGGAAAAAAATGCGTCTTTTTTTTGCGATAGGCACGGTTTTACTTCCGCgaaaggcatggttttgccttcgcgagaggcatgctCGTGCCTCTTCCGAAAAGgagaaaaaacgcgttttctgcttTCTTTTTTTCCCGCGAGAGGCGCGGTTTTGCCTTCACGAGAGCCAcgacccgtgcctctcggaaaggaaaaaaaaacgcgttttctatTGTTTTTTTATATCGTGTGAGGCACGGTTTTTTGTccgttttttttcttctgtttatttttgaaaaaaattcgtcaaaacctatcaacatgcgatctagttttgaagatctcgacgcgagaaagtCAATaatgaaaacggttcgagatttggatGCACGGGTTagaagataaaacatttttaaaatacggatctatgaaaaaaagaaaactcCCAGGCTGTGACACGTATGCAACACGTCATTTGTCATAAGGGAATCGTTTCCCACCcgcgcgccggccgaaccgacgCGCCGGTCGTCCCTCACGCGTGCgggcccttgcaacattttttccaCCCGTGCGTTTCGCTTGTCAAtagatgcaacatttttcgtccaaatttgttgcaaccagcgtcatttttgctgcaggcattttttttactattttttgtTCCAGTAAAAAActacatatacgtttggttgcaacttcagttcgtcggatttttcgttacaatcgatgtttttttacttttgctacaaccgtgttattttTTCTACAACCgacatcatgttttgctgcaaccgttcactaaaaagttgcatacacatcacgtaaatatttgctacaaccggcgtttgacttttgctaccacgtaccatcagcttcgtttttttctacgatcacgcagatatttttttgctacaaattttgttttttgttgcaaccgttgaaaaaattgctgcatcgcatcgaaattttgctgtataggggaaaaaatgttgcatgcggatccaacggtACGGACGACGCGGAGTTGGTGGATCCTGCGGCtcgcgcgcggccggccgaaagtttgGGCCGGCGCGCCGCCGCAGATCAGTCCCCTTGTCATAACGTATGAAGATAAAAGTAATCGTTGAAAGGTGCTGACTGATGCTTTCGGACCATCAGCTGTATGCCATGGACTCGAGCCCAAACATAAACGGCCATGTCGTCATAGCCCGGCCCAAAACAACTTCCCTTTcttgttcttccgagggtacttgggACCGGTCTCTTTTTCCTTGTAGATAGACGACGCCCACCAGCTCTACCCTCCGGTCGTtcctctctctcccactctcgcAGCCGCCGCGCGTGACTCCAGATCTCCCGCGGCGCGACCATGGCGGCGGAAGGCAAGGTCCCGACGCTGGCCGAGGTAAGGGAAACCACACCTCCATGCGCCAGCAGCCTGCCCTCTTATTCGTTTAGGGTTTTCCCCATGTGATTACGCGGCCGCTCCCGGGGATCGGTGCCGTGGCACGGCCAGATCCGGATATTTTTACCATCCCCTCGCCGGATTTAGGCCGAGAGATGGTACTAGAATCGCACTAGTAGGTTTAGGGGTCAAGTGCCAGTGGCTTTTGTGTTCGCGATTCGAGCTGATTGGGCTGTTATTGATGTTCGCTGCTGCCCAAATAACCACATCCGGGTTCTGTGCCTTCAGATTTTGTTGTTTGTCTGCGCAACTTTGGTGTGCACGAAGGCACAGCTCCATAGAGTTTTGCAGAGTTTCGTAGGTTCAGAAGAGAACAGTGCCTTTTTTGGCATCACAGCAATTTGTAGTTGACTGAGTTGGCTTGATGTTAGGCTTTTGTATTTTTGTGTATTGTATATGATTTGCTAGTGTGACATTATTTCTGTAATTACTAGTAAACCTGACGATGTGATCTTCATCTTCCCTCCTATGGAGGTGGTGGTTGAGATTATAGTTGAACCTTTTCGTCCCTGAATAAAAATGCATAACCCGCGAACCGTTGCAACTGAGAACATGAGCTGTACTTGTAAGGCTGGAGGTGCTTGCATCTGTTCCTTGCTCCAGCACCAGTTGATATGATGTATGAACTCATGCCGATCATCTGCTTGCTTAGATTTGAAGCCGTATACAAGATTGTTAGCCTGCGGATTGGATCCCTAGCATTATTTTTAATTTCTGTATTTCTGTGTGCTCATTTCATGATCAAAGCTGACTTCTCTGTCGCTAGTTGTTCATACTGAAATTGATATTTCATGCTCCAGACCCAGTTTTGAGAACTTGAAATCCGCCCTTGCGCAGGAATATTCACTTCCACCCAAGGAGGTCCCTGTGGAAAAACCAGCTGAGGAGAAATCTACTACGAGCACTGTGGCCGAAGTTGTTCCTCAGAAGGATACTGAAACCTCACCAGCTGATGAGACCGCTGCTCCTGTTGAGGAAAAAAGTGAAACTCCTGAGGTGAAAGAGCCAGAAGCGGAAGAAGCCATTCCTGCCACAGAGGAAAGCGATGAGGCTCCTGAGGAAACTGAAGAGAAACCAGAAATTGTGGTATGATATTACTAACTAGTGGCAAATAATTACATCTATAACTCTTAAGTCATTGCTAAACATATGCTGATATACAGATTGAGACAGCTCCAGCAGATTTTCGTTTCCCCACAACAAATCAAACAAGACATTGCTTCACGCGCTATGTTGAATACCATAGGTATTGTCCTGCCCTTTCGCCTCTTGgaaatactccctccggtcctttttactccgcatattagatttgggtcaagtcaaactttacaaagtttgaccaaatatatattaaaaaatatcaacatccacaataccaaatatacatatcatgaaactatctttcgtaatgaatctaacaatattaatttagcattgtgaatgttgatacatgtttctataaatttggtcaaagtagagatactttgactttggacaaagctaatatgcagactaaaaaggaccggagggagtagtaaatcaTTAGTGCATTTGGATCATGGACAAGAACTGTTATTTTGTGACAGGTGCGTAGCTGCAAAAGGAGATGATGCTCCTGAGTGTGAAAAGTTTGCAAAGTACTATCGATCACTATGCCCAAGTGAATGGGTAAGCACATTGTTTCATGCCTTACTTTCTTTCCACTGCCGCTTGACAGTTTTTCCTGAGATGATTAGATTGGTGTTTTCTATAGCATATGGAGATTCGGTATTTAGCTTATGTTTCCCTGCTGCCTTGGAACTTGCCTAGCAGCGTTGTAATTATCTTTATCACTTGATAACCCCAAACTTTTTCGTGTCAAGCTTATTATCTCCTGTCTTGCTTTGACCATACATATCCTTTCTGGTCAAAAGTTACCGTTAATAGAGCAACGTCTTTACCTTGGTTCACCAGATGGAGTGAGTTCGTTGAGTTGCATGGTTGATTCGGAGAACTCAGAAACCTTGCAAAATTGCCATATGTGAATTATAAACTTGATACTTCATGGCTTATGATAATTTTGCTCAGATGGTTACCATATGAAATTATCTTTGTGGGTAGGCTTTAGCTGTGCTATGTAGGATGTCTAGAATGATCGGTGAACCTTGTTTACGTGGTCTTGATGGCTATCTTTATGAGCTGATGGTGGCTTGCATTGGCTATTCACAAATTGATTCATTTATTAGacctcaagcttcacttatatcgctTATGATTAGGCGGTTACAGAGAAAGGTACCCCTTTCTACAACACGGCCTTCCTCAGTTTGATAACATGGCTGTGTTTTATGCAGGTTGAGCGTTGGAACGAGCAACGGGAGAATGGCACATTCCCTGGACCCCTGTAAGCTTCAGTGGCGCTGGAAGGACAAACATACCATCATCCCCACCTACCTCCCTGGTGACTGGACAAAGTTACTTTGTGCCGAGAATTCGCCACTTCCCTTTCCTTTTTGAGGACTacttacaaataagtttttgactTGATGTAAGCTGAAGGTGCTGCCCATCAGTTTCTCCCAACGATCATTCACTGGATTTTGTACAACGTCCACCTTTGGAATTTGACTGAACTTGCTGTTTTGCGTGACACGGT
This window encodes:
- the LOC123425255 gene encoding cytochrome c oxidase subunit 6b-1-like, with product MAAEGKVPTLAEEYSLPPKEVPVEKPAEEKSTTSTVAEVVPQKDTETSPADETAAPVEEKSETPEVKEPEAEEAIPATEESDEAPEETEEKPEIVIETAPADFRFPTTNQTRHCFTRYVEYHRCVAAKGDDAPECEKFAKYYRSLCPSEWVERWNEQRENGTFPGPL